tgtcttatatcttttttctagtgatagaacttaaagatgcacttttTTAGCTTTGATCGCaacagtatctttatttttactctgtcgtcgcgacgtgtcactctcatagttaccctatgctttgaatgtaatAAATACTTCAAtttctcgaaattttcaaaaatggtatttaaaaactccaattcgggcaaaaattcctgcaaattgtgtcaaaagtgtacaagatataaagcgaaaatgggttttttctatggcttttaataagatgtctgtaaatttactatcaatttcctcaaaaaccgtttTGTGAGAGTTTTGGAACTTCaaaatttgcgtggcttctagttcctaaattttacaTACTTAATatggaagatattttgtaaaaattcacttttgttcgaaccacctcatgaaacttgtaggtaggtagataaagagggggcggcagaacattcTTGGCCCCGGACGCCcaaagttgtagctacgccactgacCATAATCGTCTGGTTGGATGCGGTATATCCACCGAGATAGGGCCACTTCAATTGAACTCACTGAAGAAGATGATAACTGCAACTTGTTGCAAAGGCTTGCGCCAACATTGGAGCTGATGCTAAGCCTAGCTATAATACCAGTTCAGCCGGGAGCGAACTTGGTAGTCAAAGTATGGCTACAAAGAAATAAAGGGAAGGAGATGCCAAAAGTAGGGCTGCCAACTTTAAGTTTGAACCGAGGGACAATCCAAGGAAAGCGACAAGTCAGGAATAAAAGGAAAAcgggtgtaatcgataaaaacTCGTGTTCCTATGATTCCAATTACTACTCAAGAACTGAAGAGACAGTTAAACGGTTGAGGGAAGCCTGCCGACAAGTATTTGAAGTGGCTCCAATAGCATGAAGTATTCAATCCTAATGGTGGTTcccgaaattgaaaaattacagGAAGCAATTTAATCTTGCGAAACCTTCCATTATGAAGAGGATTCAGATAATTATTAAAATCTTCTCAggtaaaaaaaagaagaaaaaagcaaaaaagaaaccCTTAGAAACCTTTTTGTAATGCTATAACCAGGTAAGTGGTAAGCAGTggctacgccagtaaagaagagtaCCGTCTAGTTTATCAAATTGCTGTGATGCAAGTATGTAAGGGTCAGCCACTTCCGTTACTTTTCGTTACTTAGGTTCGGCTATGATTACTCTTGAAGATCTGCCCACACTCGTCTTCTGGTAGATCGTCACCACTAATTCTTTATTAGCCAAGAATGGACACTAGTTCCTTAGCATCAGCTCCAATGTTGTCGCAAGCTTTTGTCCCTAGCCAAAGTTTAGCTCCAGAGCTATGTGCCGGTTACAAAGTTTGGCTAAGCATGGTAACATTCCAGGTCTGGTCTACATCGAAGCGAACACAAAGGTCCTTAATGCCAGAACTCCTTGACTCGGTAAGGCCGCCGTTACTTCCCAAGGCGAtccggtgttgggaaggctccgttaAATTACTGCCGAAATTATCCAAAACGGCACGAGAGTCGTATAATACCCTGGATTAGGAGAAGACTGCTTTTAGTCATCAAAGGCATGCGATCCCGACAACCCGTTTAAGGAGAACTATACAGGACTTCTCACACCGATTAAGAGGGACCGAATGACGTTGCGATTAAGCTCTTGCACTACGTCCACGTGCCTGCCAATCACAGTGGTggttgaatatatgtacaaactTTATtgcaaaagaacaaaaaatcaaatataaaataaaaaggagatttaaattaattagacATGGTTTCAATTAAGAAGAAATACCTTTCGGTAAGAAAAGTATGAACATACACAACAGTTTCGCTTAGAATTGTTAAATTGGCCTTAAGAAATTCATAGGATCCTTAACAGAAAGCTCTGTCTGTAGTGTTGGATAATTAACCGGTCGCTTAACCCATAGGTGACTTGCAGTGTGTTTAAATTACTTTcgataaatttatcgataaattgtCTGTAGCCTACCTAGATAGCAAAAAAGTTAAAGGGTAGTTTATTGTATGTTTTGTAAACTGCATTGGTATGATTTCTTTTTATAGGTGAcgtgttttttgataaattagtatttgatgtaataaaaacaatgatATCAATAATGTAGGTAAGGGGATAAAGTAATGTGAACGAATTTATATTAAGTTTAGAGTATTTGTCTAGATTTGGAATACTATTGTCGGCTTTGGCATTATTTGCCACATCTTTATTTACACTCCGCAATTGGGTGCGTAGCTGCAAGAAAAAACTCAATGGGTCTTTTGAAGGTACTGTGAACATTGCATTTTTTCATCCATACTGTAATGCTGGAGGTGGCGGAGAGAGAGTTCTGTGGTGTGCAGTACGGGCTTTGCAAGTAAGAACATTTAAATATCTAACTTATAGGCTTAATAAATTGAAGTCTTCTATTAATACACACGTAACATTTGCTGATACAAATctcaaaataacacaaaaagataagaatttaatttgtatCCTAAAAATTATGCCTAATGtaaggtaaattaaaataaaaatataactaaataacACTGTCATTACATTAATTATACTTTATAACGAACGCAGTATTTTCAGAATGTTGCAATTGTTTATTACAAAATGTCAATTTCTTAAAGAAATTCAGTATGTTTTCTTgaggttttatttaaaaaatgtaaaatttatttttttttgttgctgcatatttataaatttaaaaatatattgttttttgtttttattttatttctttataagaATGTGTAACCttttttaatgattattttttgtgtatattaTTATAGGCTAAATATGACAATATCAAAATTGTGATATACACAGGAGATATCGACAGTTCACCAAatagcattttaaaaaaagtgCAAGGTACTTTCAACATAAATGTCGACGAACAAAATACAAGTTTTGTGTACTTAAAACGCCGAATGTTAGTCGAAACGAAGTTTTATCCGTATTTTACGTTATTGGGCCAAAGTCTTGGATCAATTATTTTAGGATTAGAGGCACTTTGCAAATTCCCCCCGGATATTTATATAGACACAACTGGATATGCTTTTACTTTACCCTTGTTCCGTTATATTGGTGGCTGTAAAGTTGGATGCTATGTGCACTATCCTACAATAAGCATGGATATGCTGCGGCGTGTTCAACAACGGGAGTATTGCCACAATAATCAAGCATACGTTGTTAGAAATCCATTCATTACATGGCTGAAGGTTATATACTATTGGTTGTTCGCTAAGGTTCGTATGAGAAatgtttactaaaatatttagttttatttcctAGCCCCTACATACCTAAtatagattttcgaacatccggttgtaagttatcttaataatttaataattttatttattgacttaaattaaatttttaatattttggctGGGCTTCAGACTATCGTCTCAGCATTTCCGAGATAAAATGGGTATGGGTGGATAGAGGAGAGAATAAACAATTTAACAGGTTCCCTGTCCAATGTATCACATgtgatacaaaattattttcttgtaCCCTGTCTACAGCGTCCATGTAtcatatatgatacatatgatatatgATATCCCTGTccccatacaaaaattaatttttaacggtACACGTGCAACacttattattgaaattatattgCGGTAGGCATTTTTAGAGGTTATCGATGTATTTTTGAACTATCCCACACATCTTGACAGCGATATAAcggtaaaaaaatttgtatcagCTATGATACACGAACGTGTCACTACGAAGTTGAATTGCATACGCTCTAATAAGTGTTGAACGTGTAccgtcaaaaattaatttttgtatggggACAGGGAACCTGTTAAAGTACGTATTTTTCACTTATATATCCACTACCACttcattaaattgaaattttgagaCGATATTAGAAAATTTCTCCAATGTTTTCAATTAATCCAGTAtttgagattaaaaattaaatttaaatcttatttcaattatttttatactcttacaacatgttgctacagttaataattgttttagtcacctaacggttatttgtatgacctaaaactaattgagatagatattatataaatgagtagtctgtaacttgagtaaaaatggaGGTATTTAAATAAAgcttggtacatacatatacaaaaaactatGGATGAGTTCGTTGATGggtgtaatcggaccactgccacgcccaaaaAACGCAATTAATCATAAACctataaagtaccataacttAGCCGCATTTTTGAAGCAACGAATTACATTAAGGAGGGTCACCTGTGGTTTGAAAATCTTCATATCATCCAAAACAATAAAGTTATTTCACCCGATAAATCCATAGACACTAAATTTCACCCTCGAGATGGCAGGGGAGGGTTTTGTATGAACCCTGTTTAAAGTGTCGGTTCACCGCCCTCTTaaaggtgaaatcacatatgcATCTCGGGAGCTGCTTGATAGGtttcaaccaaattcgataTACATTCTTCTGATATTATCATGATTCAGTGCGAAAATGGGTAAAATCAGACTAtaaccatgcctacttcccatttaacacaattttaaatacctttttttgtcaaaaatgggctgaattgggtcaatacttcttttataaatttaacataaagattttcgaacatatcACAATGcatctttgtgtctaaaattgataaaattaagcgaaaacttgatctacccctttatatctaatataaggattttcgaacattcgactgactttactctataagTTTAGCCATTCTATGTGAAGTACTTTAATGAAACCCTATGTACATTTAATTAGTATGGCATATTAATAGTATGTAGTTATGGACAATGCTACCCCAACTCCTATATACTACGTATAATGGTTTTCATTATTCCAGCAAGCTTTGTACCGGTCAGTGGGTATTATTGATATATgaaattgcttcaaaatttgttctcaaatataatttaacaataTCAAGATTAATTCAATCAGCCCGTCGATTTCTTTGCCCCCAATATTCGCCGTAAAATGATATCCGTCTTTCCACTTGTATTTAAACCGTTCAGGTttttcaaaatgtgtgaaactttaatgaaactaaacggacaagttttcttaaaaattatgtggtttatgtgtatattaaatttagccttTTCGACTGAGTTCATATCACATATAATTTTAGCTGAGGCGAactaaaatatagcaataaaagtCGATCTATGTTTATGGCCTTCAATATAAGTCAAGAACATACCAAATGCGACTGTAATTTATTCATGATTTCATTGTATAATGGAtgtttaattctttcccaacaGTTTTTAGTATAAAGTTTTATCATCACCTGAAGAAATTGCCCGGGCTTTGATTCTTTCGAGTTACAAGAGTAAAAAATGTTCAGCTATACTCGAACTTAGCCGATATTATTATAAGGCAGCGCTACATATTTGactttcatatataattttgtggttttaaacgcatacatataagtaacataaataaaataaatttaaaaacaaataagtagAGAATGGTTACTCATAAAAGATAAACATGCTTATACAGtacaaataaacatttatgtGGTATGCTCTCAATTatcctaaaatatttatttcaattttttcgagCGATAGATGTAATAATTGTATTTCCTGGCTTAAACTTTTTGTgcgtttcatttcatttaaatttcaatccGATATCCAACAATTAAAATAGGTCCGTTGTTCAGTTATCAGTTATGTTCAAAACTGTAAAAATACTGTAACTGTCAAATTAAGAATGTCAAGTATTCATTTTCATGACAACGGTAATATATCaagttgtaatttaaaaattgcgtAGTGCCAAAGATTGGAATGGGACCTAATCCGACTACTCTTATGTTAAGTCTATTGatgtaacaaaattaaatggtgaaacttatgtatataattgttaTGAAAAGTGACATAAGTCTCTCCTCCAGCCCCAATATACCCAATACACTGACTTTTGACCATTCAGATGAGTTTATGCTGCATATACAACGGTTTAgtgtcaaaaatttcattggtccattttttggtaaataacgccaaaaattaatgaaaatggtTCATAGTTTTCCTGACCTTCTAAGATGCTTATTCTATAGACATCTAAACTTTTTATCATTACATTGgatgtgtttttaatttaattaacttatgTATATTCTATCAATAGCTAGAACATacctttttttacatatttgacTTCACTCTGTTCCGTTAATAATAGCTAAATATTACAGCTTTCACTTTTCATCGTGtgattatatttataaagaGTATTTGCTTTGACCATTGCGTTATCAAGTTTATAATGTATGGCATACTTATAAATACAGTCGTAATTCTATTCTGCCAGTATATACTTATTATAACCgaaattatatgtaaaaattattttttcgtgtTTAGCTCTACAGCTGGGTTGGCCAATGCTCTGATACTATCATGGTTAATTCCACATGGACTGAAAATCATATTCGCGATTTATGGGGAGTACCATTTAAAACTCATCGCGTATACCCGCCCTGCGAAGTGAAGAATATTAAAAAGCTGAAACGCAATGAAAATAcagataatattttaattttatctattGGTCAATTCCGACCGGAAAAAGATCATCCACTACAATTGCAAGCAATGTATGAACTGCGAACTATTTTATCTAGAAATGAAGATCTGTGGAATAAAGTAAAACTTGTCATTGTCGGTTCATGTCGAAATGAAAGCGATTATGAACGTCTTAAGAACATGCAAGACTTGGCAAAGCATCTGTCACTTGAAAACTCAGTGGAATTCAAAGTTAACGTTCATTTTCAAGATCTTCTGCAGTTATATCAAAAAGCCGGAATTGGAATTCATACAATGTGGAATGAACACTTTGGAATCGGGGTGGTTGAATGCATGGCTGCTGGTATGATAATGGTTGCTCACCGATCAGGAGGGCCTTTATTAGATATTATCGAGACGTCTGAAGGAAGCCAAAATGGATATTTAGCAGTTTCCGCTATTGAATACGCGAATTGCATTTTAAGCATTATATATAATTCGAAGGAATTAAATGACACAATTCGAAATGCAGCGAGGTAAGTGAAATCGGTTAAAATAATAGGCTAATCTTATTTGATTTAATTGTATACAATCTtagatttaataaatttagaCTTAATGTAATTCTATTGCCAATAAAtactacttatattttttaatattttctggtaaatatatgccaGAATTTTATGATGTAGCAACATTTCTACACAAATTAAGATtggtacaaaattttaatttgatgccAGGAATGGAAGTATGCAGTAGAATCTGTAGCCCCGCCCCTACtatgtttaatgtacatatcctACAATCACTAGGTAAAACTCCTGATGTGGTTTCAGCTATTCTGGTGCGCAGTACAGCCTCTATCCACCTGCGTACTGTAAGTGTCACATTTATTTTCTCCAGTGCCCTTGCCACGCTCCCGTGGGACGCTTTgtcaaaggcaccttcgatGTCTATGAAGGCGCATAACGTCACCTCCTCCGTATCTAGCGAGCTCTGTATCTCCGAGGTTAGCTGGTACAGGGCAGTGTTCGTCGATCTGCCTGCTCTGTACGCATGCTGATTTGCATGCAAGGGTGCAGTTACGAGAGCCTTCGATCTTATTTCCTGGTCTAAGATCTTTTCCATACTTTTTAGTAGGAATGAGGTTCGACTGATCGGTCTAAAGGATTTAGCCAGCGAATAGTCTTTCCTTCCCACATTCGCTATACTGATCACCTTTGCTGTCCTCCAGAGTTCAGAGATATACGCCAGCGCCAGGCTATCTCTCATCAGCTGTACAAGGTGTGGAGGTAGGATCTGCTCATCTTGTTGTAGAAGCGCCGGAAAGATGCCGTCCGCGCCAGACTTGAATTTGTCGAACGAGGCCGTGGCCCACCTGACTGCCTCCGCATTTGTCGTATAAGTGCCATCGCCTTTTTGAATCGCTAATTCTGTGTTCGCCTTACCCTTGGCCAGAGCTTTGTGCAGTCTAGCTGCTTTTGCTGCTGAAGAGACGTT
This genomic stretch from Bactrocera dorsalis isolate Fly_Bdor chromosome 5, ASM2337382v1, whole genome shotgun sequence harbors:
- the LOC105233977 gene encoding GDP-Man:Man(3)GlcNAc(2)-PP-Dol alpha-1,2-mannosyltransferase, which codes for MISIIFGILLSALALFATSLFTLRNWVRSCKKKLNGSFEGTVNIAFFHPYCNAGGGGERVLWCAVRALQAKYDNIKIVIYTGDIDSSPNSILKKVQGTFNINVDEQNTSFVYLKRRMLVETKFYPYFTLLGQSLGSIILGLEALCKFPPDIYIDTTGYAFTLPLFRYIGGCKVGCYVHYPTISMDMLRRVQQREYCHNNQAYVVRNPFITWLKVIYYWLFAKLYSWVGQCSDTIMVNSTWTENHIRDLWGVPFKTHRVYPPCEVKNIKKLKRNENTDNILILSIGQFRPEKDHPLQLQAMYELRTILSRNEDLWNKVKLVIVGSCRNESDYERLKNMQDLAKHLSLENSVEFKVNVHFQDLLQLYQKAGIGIHTMWNEHFGIGVVECMAAGMIMVAHRSGGPLLDIIETSEGSQNGYLAVSAIEYANCILSIIYNSKELNDTIRNAARSSVERFSEEEFEVNFLRAVTPLFNES